Proteins from one Triticum aestivum cultivar Chinese Spring chromosome 7A, IWGSC CS RefSeq v2.1, whole genome shotgun sequence genomic window:
- the LOC123150877 gene encoding glutamate receptor 2.8 isoform X2: protein MNNRILSGRDTGALTRGYVNKLRIAVPGKPGFKAFVNATSHNVSGYCIDIFEAAAKKLPHVLRYEFVVVDGSYDELVRNVCSGIYDAVVGDITITAERAVDVDFTMPYTESGVSLLVLTENDSKPAIEWVFLKPLTTQLWLALVGGFFFTGLVVWTIEFPRNPEYQGSSLRQCSTALYFSFSTLTFSHGQIIRSPLSKIVVVIWCFVVLVIVQSYTASLSSILTAKRLRPSVTDLEQLLSNGDYIGYQSGSLVQSVLKKRGFNVNRLNAYTNKTEYAEALRKGSKNGGVSAIVDEIPYITSFLSDPKYHNEFQMVNRIYKTPGLGFVFPKESQLVHDLSVAILELTFGAEGSQIEEKWLGKATPLPSYGMPNTDATPLTLQSFSGLFIITSSEGDGGSEGHGGSGPLQNGTGNRSMANQPHHEARNVNPQGVNGIGESPGDVEPNDSLPEHAILIEMNTR from the exons ATGAACAACAGAATACTATCGGGAAGAGACACAGGAGCTTTGACCAGGGGCTATGTGAATAAACTAAGGATTGCTGTGCCTGGAAAACCGGGGTTTAAAGCTTTTGTGAATGCAACTTCTCATAATGTCAGTGGCTATTGCATTGATATCTTTGAGGCTGCTGCGAAGAAACTACCACATGTTCTTCGTTATGAGTTCGTTGTCGTTGATGGTTCTTATGATGAACTAGTACGCAACGTGTGTTCGGGG ATCTACGATGCAGTAGTGGGTGACATAACTATAACCGCAGAGCGAGCTGTTGACGTGGACTTCACGATGCCATACACCGAGTCAGGCGTGTCACTGCTTGTGCTCACCGAGAATGACTCCAAGCCAGCAATTGAATGGGTGTTCCTAAAGCCATTAACTACACAACTTTGGTTAGCACTTGTGGGGGGATTCTTCTTCACTGGACTTGTTGTGTGGACGATCGAGTTTCCCAGAAACCCGGAGTACCAAGGATCGAGTTTGAGACAGTGCAGCACTGCTCTCTACTTTTCTTTCTCGACTTTGACATTTTCTCATG GTCAAATTATTAGAAGCCCCCTGTCAAAAATTGTTGTGGTGATATGGTGCTTTGTTGTGCTGGTTATAGTACAGAGCTACACAGCTAGCTTATCATCCATTCTGACTGCAAAAAGGCTCCGGCCCTCAGTGACAGATCTTGAGCAGCTCCTGTCAAATGGTGATTATATTGGATACCAATCTGGATCACTTGTACAATCTGTCTTGAAAAAACGAGGCTTCAATGTTAATAGGTTAAATGCCTACACGAATAAAACGGAATATGCTGAAGCCTTGAGAAAGGGGTCAAAGAATGGAGGTGTCTCGGCTATCGTTGATGAGATCCCTTATATAACCTCGTTTCTCTCTGACCCTAAGTACCATAATGAATTCCAGATGGTCAATCGCATATACAAGACACCTGGACTTGGTTTC GTGTTTCCGAAAGAGTCTCAGCTGGTGCATGATCTTTCGGTTGCCATCCTGGAGCTGACATTTGGGGCTGAGGGCTCACAAATTGAAGAGAAATGGTTAGGCAAAGCGACACCATTGCCGAGCTATGGCATGCCCAACACAGATGCGACACCTCTCACTTTGCAAAGTTTCTCTGGTCTCTTCATCATCACT AGTTCCGAGGGAGATGGCGGAAGTGAAGGTCACGGAGGATCTGGTCCGCTGCAGAACGGCACGGGCAATAGGTCTATGGCTAATCAACCCCACCATGAAGCCAGAAATGTGAATCCTCAGGGTGTCAATGGGATCGGAGAAAGTCCTGGTGATGTAGAGCCCAATGACTCTTTGCCCGAACACGCCATCCTAATCGAGATGAACACTCGATGA
- the LOC123150877 gene encoding glutamate receptor 2.8 isoform X1: MNNRILSGRDTGALTRGYVNKLRIAVPGKPGFKAFVNATSHNVSGYCIDIFEAAAKKLPHVLRYEFVVVDGSYDELVRNVCSGIYDAVVGDITITAERAVDVDFTMPYTESGVSLLVLTENDSKPAIEWVFLKPLTTQLWLALVGGFFFTGLVVWTIEFPRNPEYQGSSLRQCSTALYFSFSTLTFSHGQIIRSPLSKIVVVIWCFVVLVIVQSYTASLSSILTAKRLRPSVTDLEQLLSNGDYIGYQSGSLVQSVLKKRGFNVNRLNAYTNKTEYAEALRKGSKNGGVSAIVDEIPYITSFLSDPKYHNEFQMVNRIYKTPGLGFVFPKESQLVHDLSVAILELTFGAEGSQIEEKWLGKATPLPSYGMPNTDATPLTLQSFSGLFIITVCISALMLLISIAKSVHAKYTEVRDSDMQSSEGDGGSEGHGGSGPLQNGTGNRSMANQPHHEARNVNPQGVNGIGESPGDVEPNDSLPEHAILIEMNTR; the protein is encoded by the exons ATGAACAACAGAATACTATCGGGAAGAGACACAGGAGCTTTGACCAGGGGCTATGTGAATAAACTAAGGATTGCTGTGCCTGGAAAACCGGGGTTTAAAGCTTTTGTGAATGCAACTTCTCATAATGTCAGTGGCTATTGCATTGATATCTTTGAGGCTGCTGCGAAGAAACTACCACATGTTCTTCGTTATGAGTTCGTTGTCGTTGATGGTTCTTATGATGAACTAGTACGCAACGTGTGTTCGGGG ATCTACGATGCAGTAGTGGGTGACATAACTATAACCGCAGAGCGAGCTGTTGACGTGGACTTCACGATGCCATACACCGAGTCAGGCGTGTCACTGCTTGTGCTCACCGAGAATGACTCCAAGCCAGCAATTGAATGGGTGTTCCTAAAGCCATTAACTACACAACTTTGGTTAGCACTTGTGGGGGGATTCTTCTTCACTGGACTTGTTGTGTGGACGATCGAGTTTCCCAGAAACCCGGAGTACCAAGGATCGAGTTTGAGACAGTGCAGCACTGCTCTCTACTTTTCTTTCTCGACTTTGACATTTTCTCATG GTCAAATTATTAGAAGCCCCCTGTCAAAAATTGTTGTGGTGATATGGTGCTTTGTTGTGCTGGTTATAGTACAGAGCTACACAGCTAGCTTATCATCCATTCTGACTGCAAAAAGGCTCCGGCCCTCAGTGACAGATCTTGAGCAGCTCCTGTCAAATGGTGATTATATTGGATACCAATCTGGATCACTTGTACAATCTGTCTTGAAAAAACGAGGCTTCAATGTTAATAGGTTAAATGCCTACACGAATAAAACGGAATATGCTGAAGCCTTGAGAAAGGGGTCAAAGAATGGAGGTGTCTCGGCTATCGTTGATGAGATCCCTTATATAACCTCGTTTCTCTCTGACCCTAAGTACCATAATGAATTCCAGATGGTCAATCGCATATACAAGACACCTGGACTTGGTTTC GTGTTTCCGAAAGAGTCTCAGCTGGTGCATGATCTTTCGGTTGCCATCCTGGAGCTGACATTTGGGGCTGAGGGCTCACAAATTGAAGAGAAATGGTTAGGCAAAGCGACACCATTGCCGAGCTATGGCATGCCCAACACAGATGCGACACCTCTCACTTTGCAAAGTTTCTCTGGTCTCTTCATCATCACTGTATGTATCTCAGCTCTCATGCTGTTGATAAGCATTGCCAAGTCAGTTCATGCCAAATACACCGAAGTGAGGGATTCTGATATGCAGAGTTCCGAGGGAGATGGCGGAAGTGAAGGTCACGGAGGATCTGGTCCGCTGCAGAACGGCACGGGCAATAGGTCTATGGCTAATCAACCCCACCATGAAGCCAGAAATGTGAATCCTCAGGGTGTCAATGGGATCGGAGAAAGTCCTGGTGATGTAGAGCCCAATGACTCTTTGCCCGAACACGCCATCCTAATCGAGATGAACACTCGATGA